agcaacagtagATTGCaatgttgctttccaactaatagctgacccacacagagtgaaaacataacctgtcaatgatctttttttatctaagtctccagcataatctgaatcaacaaaaccagtaacattagaactgagatcgacatctctatcaaatattaacccaaagttcagggttcccctcagatacctgagtatccatttcacagcctgccaatgagtcttacccgGATTAGCCATGTATctgctaactacgctcacggcctgtgaaatgtctgggcgggtgcaaaccattgcatacatgatgctgccaactgcacttgaataaggaacactagccatgaactgttcctcttcagttgtctgaggagataggcaagctgaaagcttaaagtgcgtagcaagtggtgtatTTACTgatttggaatcaaacatcccaaatctctgaagcactttctTAATGTACTTTCtctgggacaagtacaactttccagctttcctatcttTGAAGATTTCTATTCCCAAAATCTTAtttgcagcacctaagtctttcatttcaaactcatttctaagttgggtctttaacaaacctatgtcagatatgcttctagcatcaataagcatatcatcaacatataataacaaataaatgaaagacttatcaaataattccttatgataaacacaattatcatagttacttctcaaataaccatgatcaatcatgaaggaatcaaaccgcttataccattgccttggcgactgcttcaaatcatataaagacttcttcaatctgcacacatgatcttccttgttttcaacaatgaatccctctggctgatgcatgtaaatggtctcttcaagttcaccatgtaggaacgctgttttaacatcaagttgctgtagctctaagtcatacaatgctactaaagctagtagtaatccgatcgaactgtgtttcaccactggagagaagacttcagtgaagtcgatgccttctctttgactgaagcccttagcaactaagcgtgccttgtatcttgcatctgtatcaccctggattccatcttttcttttgaaaacccatttgcagccaacagtcttcaccttctttggcaacagaaccaaatcccatgtttggtttttgtgaagagactcaatctcttcagtcatagctgcgcaccactgtACAGATTCtgcgctcttgacagcttctgaacaACTGGAAGGTTCTtgaccaacaatattctctgccgtagtaagagcatacatcaccatatctgcatgagcatatctctgaggtggtctaatctgcctcctctgtctaccagtcgctatactgtagtcttgctcaccttgtgtGCCGCTActcgaatcagaatcatgctcatctacaatagcatgatcttgggcgccactgggcagcccttgtgatgcttccacctgaaactccacctgctttctaacatcttgttcttgtcctgtagactcagaattctccttcctcggactaagcatggatttttcatcaaaagtgacatccctactgatcacaaacttgggtgatttaggatcagtacaccacaacctgaatcctttcaccccactggcatacccaatgaatatgcccttctttgcccttggctcaagtttttcatcattaatatggaaatatgcaggacaaccaaaaactttcaaatttgaataatcagcaggagtatcagaccatacctcattcggagtcttcaaaccaatcgctgtggctggagaacgattgaccaagtaacaggccgtgttgagtgcttcagcccagaaatccttagccaaacctgcattagaaagcatgctgcgagctctctccaagagagtcctgttcatccgttcagctatcccattttgttgtggagtatgtctaattgtacgatgtctggcaataccctcatttctgcagaattcatcaaactcacatccgcagaactccataccattgtcagtgcgaagtcgcttgattttcttgctcgtctgattttcaatcaaagctttccactgtttgaagttaacaaatacatcacttttctgcttcaaaaagtaaACTCAAACCTTCCGTGAGAAATCATTaatgaacgtaagcaaatattgagctccaccttttaacgggacggaagatggaccccaaagatcagaatgaatatagtccacagaacttttggttctgtgaacccctgtagagaactgaaccctgcactgtttgccaaacacatagtgttcacagaaatccagtttccctatcttctgattacataacaaaccctgcttactcagaatTGACATTCCATTTTCCCTCATATGACTcaaacgcatatgccacaaatGAGTGACATCTGtatctggatcatctgaaactGACACCGCAGCTGCACCTATCACTGTAGAGCcgtgaaggaaataaagaccatttgccttatctcctttcatcacaaccatagagcccttactgactctgatagctccaccttcaccagtgtacttgtagtccaaagaatcaagagtacccaaagaaataagattctttttcaaatctggaatgtgtcgaacattagacaatgtccggacaatttcatcaaacatcttaattctgactgaaccaattccagtaattttgcaacccatatcattccctaacaaaacggAACCTCCGTTGACtgattcatagttagtgaaccagtccctcttgggacacatatggaaagtgcaagctgagtccatgacccacttgtcactaaagcgactattggagtcgctaattgctagaacaagatctaggtcgttagacctatcatcagcaacactgacggcattagatgaactagtgccgtcctttctgtttttcagttttggacactcgttcttgtagtgaccaaacttatggcagtaatgacatttaacgtttttcttactaaccgttgtttgtgaactgcctctggatttccccttattcttctctgaacccctgtcatttGATCTATCCCTGCTTGAGGACCGcttaacaaacaagccactagcttgttcattagtgttcttcacactcaatttattcctcaactccttagaattcaaagcagactttacatctaccaaggaaattgtatttctaccatacaacatggaattcacaaagttctcaaaagatgtgggtaatgaacataaaataattaacgcttgatcttcttcttcaagcttaatatctatgttcctcagatccataatgattttattaaattcatctaggtgttcagaaataagagtaccttccttcattttgagagtgtataactgttgtttcaaatacaaccggttggtgagagatctcttcatgtacagattctcaagtgccgaccagagaccagttgcagtctcttcgtcagcaacctctcttaaaactccatcagatagtgacaaaagaatagtactgtgtaccttttcttcttcttctttcgaaggagccggagaatTGTCAGATACCgacacttctaatacttttgacaagccctgttgtcgcagtaaagccttcatcttgatgcgccatagactgaaactgttctgaccgtcaaatttctccactttgaacttagccatagccatccctccagattttgagccaagctctgataccagtttgttgggaataactaTAGCTTAGACTAACTcaaagtatagtagcggaactaaacgaaagaaattgatgacaatcacacagaaagaacaccaagaattaagtggttcgactcaaaatgagccaacgtccactggtggggtcggtatcgaagattttactatcaacagagatggagtacagatcaatacaacaaaaaactTCACAatgaagttatctctcaaaactcactctagacttctctctcaagaaaacacttaaaacaagacaaatgaattctgaagtcctTATTACAAGAagtgggcgccgtttgatatttataggaaaagtgagaattcacttttgtgaacattggctcgagtgaacgtcgagcgagtgtcgagcgaacgtagatattctgcacttcgctcaagccaacagttgtgcgagagtcgagcgaagctctctgacttggatattgctcgagctgaatgtcgagtgATACTTGAGcaaagctctctgtctgaattcgctcgagctgagtgtcgagcgaatgtcgagggaagctctctgtctgaattcgttcgagctgagtgaacctccgctcgagcgaacttaTGATACATgtactgttcaatctgaattcaagccacctcataacaattACTGGCATTTGTAAACGTCGATAATAGTCTTCAAAATGccaataccaaaataatttattggcGCTTATAGACGTCAGTAagataaagaataattattGACACTTGTAGATGCTggtgaaaaaaatgttggaGAAAAACTGATCAAGTGCTGGCATTTGAAAACGTCAGcaacataataaacaaaacactgGTAACTAAAAATGGGATGGTGGCGTTTCCATAAATGCTGGGAAATAATATTCCCGACCCTTAAGTGCTGGCGCTTGAGTTGTGTAGGTACACAAACGCCGGTAAAACCATTACCGGCATTTATGGGACGCCGGCAAACTAcccttttttttgtagtgagCTACGTTGCTGTTTCTTGTTGACCTGTGTAAAAACCATTTTGGCACCCATTTGGCTCCAAACTTTTCCCGTATAACTATGAGTTCCTTCAAATTTCTCTTCTTTGGATTCTACCTAACTCTGTACTGATTCAGAATTCAAAGATTTTCTCTTATCGAGATTACTAGACTGCAATGTATCGTTCTCATTTACTGCCACCCTTTATTATTCTCAACTGTCCCCGACCGTATTCTCCTATTTAAAGGCCCCCATGCAACACTAGGTctcccacacacacacatgtacacACAGAGAAAAATGCCTAAGTGGTGCGTGATTTTCGTGCTTGTTTCAGTTGTAGTTCATGCAAATGCACGCGAGATGCCTAGTAATGGTGGTGATCATGCCCATGACGACAACACGCTACTAGTGCATGCCAGTGCTCCGGAGACAGAGTCACCTAAAGCCAAGGGCCTTGACGACAAGAAGAATTTTGTATACGGAAGTGTTGGAGGATTTGCAGGGATGGGTGGTTTTGCGGGCATTAATGGGGGTATGCTGCCAATCCTTGGTGGCGTCGGTCCAGGAATCGGCAAGGTTGGTGGAATAGGTGGGGTTGGGGGCATAGGTGGGTATAGTGGCATTGGGGGTCTCGGTAGTGCAGGCGGTCTGGGTGGTGGCGGAGTTGGTACTGGCGGCAGCGTAGGTGGCGGAGTTGGCGCCGCCGGTGGTCTGGGTGGTGCTGGTGGGCTTGCTGGCGGCCATGGTGGCCTCTTCCCAAGTCCTTAAGTCATGTCATCCATCGTTAAGTACGATATTGCAATAATTTGTTCACTTCGTAGGGTACCAGCCGTACGTACGTGGTCTTTGTTTCTGTGTTTTTATGCTGTTTTGTTTTGGGTGTACTAGTGTACCTTCACTGTGGTCGTACGTTTAGCTACCTCTTATGATCGGAGCTCCGATGATCGTGATCAGTTGTACGTGTCTGTCATTGCTGATTTTAATTTTCACGTTTTAGTTCTAATTATTGCTGTCATTGAAGTAATTTGGAGTCGGGGTAACTTGTGTGCTTCATCAGCTTCTGGccttttttatatgatattttttttcttaaaaagtgttttgaaaagtttcttcaagaaaatttgaCGTGATCTTCTTTACAAAGGGAAATGCTAACCTTATCCGATCGGATGCCGACTACGTATAATATATACCGATCGATGTGCGTGCATGTAGATTGGATATATCCGGTTTTAATTATGATATGTACCAAACTGAACGGCATAAGAAAACCAGCTGCCTATGAATCGTGCATGGCTTGTGATTAGTTGATCTTTATCgattaccaaaaataaaacaaagaaaacctgAGAGATCAGAAGATCATAACCGAagagtactgcatgcatgcatgtcatcaACGTGTTATTATACACACAACTTTCTTGCGCCGGCACTCATAGAATGCAGTAAATGATGATAGTAATTGGGTACTGAACTTCTTTTTTGCATGGCGACCACCTGTACAACTTCCATTCATGTGC
Above is a genomic segment from Juglans microcarpa x Juglans regia isolate MS1-56 chromosome 1D, Jm3101_v1.0, whole genome shotgun sequence containing:
- the LOC121257147 gene encoding glycine-rich protein 23-like; translated protein: MYTQRKMPKWCVIFVLVSVVVHANAREMPSNGGDHAHDDNTLLVHASAPETESPKAKGLDDKKNFVYGSVGGFAGMGGFAGINGGMLPILGGVGPGIGKVGGIGGVGGIGGYSGIGGLGSAGGLGGGGVGTGGSVGGGVGAAGGLGGAGGLAGGHGGLFPSP